A single region of the Oncorhynchus keta strain PuntledgeMale-10-30-2019 chromosome 37, Oket_V2, whole genome shotgun sequence genome encodes:
- the lrrfip1b gene encoding uncharacterized protein lrrfip1b isoform X26: protein MVSNAQLHNEKSNLMYQVDTLKDSLIELEEQLYESKREYNDKAKEFERERHAHSVLKRQFNEMRETLKQSEELLTEVGQLRLKQDSCVREISDLQETLGWKEKKIGALERQREFSDAGVRDERDKLRDQVVHLKDTLKKHGIVLSPEVTTNGDAGQMIDGPRSADSISRLAQESQPSHGGESMLGEAPEMQFDHGEVRTPGGGRLLHEADNYSHDQERALLEIESSDKLNQDKLNDSLQQQTDTEAEQSKYCDQETQVDVAVPEEAILVHFGDKETQIEYEVEKPQYCDTETLVEPAELEGAILVQKEYTDGGSDNGEELNQRGFEPESQEQAENEENSGESNREAVPVSGTTDGQCEENTNLEKGRENTELLTAVSTDSEEQDISGPTLCDETEATFSQIQSDQQGENTQEYDPGTKGQVIPENSRITESEMIKMILRISVCLGEAKTSPNQMSQGSLKNTDTIGMEMKNHPEHQAETGQVTSTGTCAISSTVSVELFISECPDEVGIGTDLLIINTLSEFEKDTQNSLELRQHQNDHFRTESSVEIVPKITDSDGQKLSERVEELESSSVESKPDQTWQESVCGMKEDEPNTKELQAKEPPSTISDKMVTPIITEEGKTRLDQQVIPDLPERLETSLENTLPGVQGDQKMDVAESREKQGCTCKCTCKQSESDHVLTENSLDVALTQRISDSSGEVISDRTEAVEPSPDRIQSESPSRVEREEWCIIEENIYEENLQQEAIQEEQQTEQGEASTSSPAGGDNELNHGASAGYIDSCEEAVLIVKEEETYLSVEEEHISSSPGPSALGQEIQPLPEAVEEGRERPPVEDAQKQESGVRKGQRGNRKGKGKVPCKVN from the exons ATGGTGTCCAACGCCCAGCTACACAACGAGAAGTCCAACCTCATGTACCAGGTGGACACGCTGAAGGACTCGCTCATTGAGTTGGAGGAGCAGCTGTACGAGTCTAAACGAGAGTACAACGACAAGGCCAAGGAGTTTGAGAGGGAGAGGCACGCCCACAGTGTTCTGAAGCGCCAGTTTAACGAGATGAGAGAGACGCTGAAACAGAGTGAAGAACTGTTAACC GAGGTGGGCCAGCTGCGTCTCAAACAGGACAGCTGTGTTAGGGAGATCTCCGACCTGCAGGAGACCCTCGGATGGAAGGAGAAAAAGATTGGG GccttagagagacagagggaattCTCAGACGCCGGCGTGCGGGATGAGCGGGATAAGCTCAGGGATCAGGTGGTCCACCTCAAAGACACTCTAAAG AAACATGGGATAGTGCTGTCACCTGAAGTAACCACCAATGGGGATGCAGGACAGATGATTGACGGGCCTCGCAGTGCAGACTCTATCTCTCGATTGGCTCAGGAGTCCCAGCCATCCCATGGTGGGGAGAGCATGCTTG GCGAAGCACCAGAGATGCAGTTTGACCATGGCGAGGTGAGGACACCAGGGGGAGGCAGACTTCTACATGAGGCTGACAACTACTCACATGACCAGGAGAGGGCACTACTGGAGATAGAATCTTCAGACAAGTTGAACCAAGACAAGTTGAATGACAGCCTGCAGCAACAAACAGACACTGAAGCAGAGCAGTCCAAGTACTGTGACCAAGAGACCCAGGTGGATGTTGCTGTACCTGAAGAAGCCATTTTGGTGCATTTTGGTGACAAAGAGACTCAGATTGAATATGAAGTAGAGAAACCCCAATACTGCGACACAGAAACTCTGGTGGAACCTGCTGAACTTGAGGGAGCCATTTTGGTTCAAAAGGAATATACAGATGGTGGCAGTGACAATGGAGAGGAGTTGAATCAAAGAGGATTTGAACCAGAATCCCAGGAACAGGCAGAGAATGAGGAAAACAGTGGAGAAAGTAACAGGGAAGCTGTACCAGTAAGTGGTACCACTGACGGACAATGTGAGGAAAACACAAACCTTGAGAAAGGACGGGAAAACACAGAGCTTCTCACAGCTGTGTCTACTGACTCTGAAGAACAGGACATCTCTGGCCCAACTCTCTGTGATGAGACAGAGGCAACTTTTAGTCAAATCCAAAGTGACCAGCAAGGAGAGAACACTCAGGAGTATGATCCTGGGACTAAAGGTCAAGTCATTCCAGAAAACTCAAGGATCACGGAATCTGAGATGATTAAGATGATTCTGAGGATTTCTGTATGTCTAGGGGAGGCAAAGACCAGCCCAAATCAGATGTCTCAGGGATCATTAAAGAACACAGATACAATAGGGATGGAGATGAAGAATCACCCAGAGCATCAGGCAGAGACTGGCCAAGTAACATCTACTGGAACATGTGCTATCTCATCTACAGTCTCTGTTGAACTGTTTATCTCTGAATGTCCTGACGAGGTTGGAATTGGAACAGATCTGCTCATAATAAACACTTTAAGTGAATTTGAGAAAGACACACAGAATTCTCTAGAACTTCGGCAACATCAGAATGATCATTTCAGGACAGAAAGCTCTGTGGAAATTGTGCCAAAGATCACAGACTCTGACGGACAGAAATTATCTGAGAGGGTTGAAGAGCTGGAGTCGAGTTCAGTGGAGAGCAAGCCAGATCAGACTTGGCAGGAATCTGTATGTGGCATGAAGGAAGATGAACCAAATACTAAAGAGCTTCAGGCAaaggagcccccatccactatcTCTGACAAAATGGTAACACCTATCATAACAGAGGAGGGGAAGACTAGACTAGACCAACAGGTGATCCCTGATTTACCAGAGAGGCTAGAGACCAGCTTAGAAAATACCTTACCAGGAGTTCAAGGTGATCAGAAGATGGATGTAGCAGAATCAAGGGAGAAACAAGGATGTACCTGTAAATGTACATGTAAACAATCCGAGAGTGATCATGTACTGACGGAAAACTCACTGGATGTAGCTCTAACTCAGAGGATCAGCGACTCTAGTGGAGAGGTTATCTCAGACAGGACAGAGGCGGTAGAGCCCAGCCCAGACAGGATCCAATCAGAATCACCCAGtcgtgtagagagagaagaatggtGCATCATTGAGGAGAACATCTATGAGGAGAATCTCCAGCAGGAAGCCATTCAGGAGGAGcaacagacagaacagggggAGGCTTCAACAAGTTCACCAGCAGGGGGAGACAATGAGTTAAACCATGGGGCCTCCGCTggatatatagacagttgtgaagaAGCCGTTCTAATTGTGAAAGAGGAGGAAACCTATCTATCTGTAGAAGAAGAGCACATCAGCTCCTCACCCGGACCCTCGGCACTTGGCCAAGAGATACAGCCATTACCCGAGgcggtggaggaggggagagagcgcCCCCCAGTGGAAGATGCCCAGAAACAGGAGAGCGGTGTAAGAAAGGGACAAAGGGGCAATAGGAAGGGCAAGGGAAAAGTTCCTTGCAAAGTAAACTAG
- the lrrfip1b gene encoding leucine-rich repeat flightless-interacting protein 1 isoform X25: MGTQITGTGRKRIPNRERLTAEDDALNQIAREAEARLAAKRAARAEAREIRMKELERQQKEISDDEERMSVGSRGSLRVEERSDRDFLEKGSRTASTLSAATLASLGGPSSRRGSCDTSISVETEASIREIKDSLVESEEKYRKAMVSNAQLHNEKSNLMYQVDTLKDSLIELEEQLYESKREYNDKAKEFERERHAHSVLKRQFNEMRETLKQSEELLTEVGQLRLKQDSCVREISDLQETLGWKEKKIGALERQREFSDAGVRDERDKLRDQVVHLKDTLKKHGIVLSPEVTTNGDAGQMIDGPRSADSISRLAQESQPSHGGESMLGEAPEMQFDHGEVRTPGGGRLLHEADNYSHDQERALLEIESSDKLNQDKLNDSLQQQTDTEAEQSKYCDQETQVDVAVPEEAILVHFGDKETQIEYEVEKPQYCDTETLVEPAELEGAILVQKEYTDGGSDNGEELNQRGFEPESQEQAENEENSGESNREAVPVSGTTDGQCEENTNLEKGRENTELLTAVSTDSEEQDISGPTLCDETEATFSQIQSDQQGENTQEYDPGTKGQVIPENSRITESEMIKMILRISVCLGEAKTSPNQMSQGSLKNTDTIGMEMKNHPEHQAETGQVTSTGTCAISSTVSVELFISECPDEVGIGTDLLIINTLSEFEKDTQNSLELRQHQNDHFRTESSVEIVPKITDSDGQKLSERVEELESSSVESKPDQTWQESVCGMKEDEPNTKELQAKEPPSTISDKMVTPIITEEGKTRLDQQVIPDLPERLETSLENTLPGVQGDQKMDVAESREKQGCTCKCTCKQSESDHVLTENSLDVALTQRISDSSGEVISDRTEAVEPSPDRIQSESPSRVEREEWCIIEENIYEENLQQEAIQEEQQTEQGEASTSSPAGGDNELNHGASAGYIDSCEEAVLIVKEEETYLSVEEEHISSSPGPSALGQEIQPLPEAVEEGRERPPVEDAQKQESGVRKGQRGNRKGKGKVPCKVN, encoded by the exons GTGGAGGAGAGATCAGACAGGGACTTCCTGGAAAAG GGTTCCAGGACTGCCTCTACCCTCTCAGCAGCCACTCTAGCATCGCTGGGAGGGCCCTCCTCTCGCAGAGGCAGCTGTGACACCTCTATCTCAGTAGAGACAGAGGCCTCCATTCGAGAGATAAAG GACTCCCTGGTGGAGTCTGAGGAGAAGTACCGTAAGGCCATGGTGTCCAACGCCCAGCTACACAACGAGAAGTCCAACCTCATGTACCAGGTGGACACGCTGAAGGACTCGCTCATTGAGTTGGAGGAGCAGCTGTACGAGTCTAAACGAGAGTACAACGACAAGGCCAAGGAGTTTGAGAGGGAGAGGCACGCCCACAGTGTTCTGAAGCGCCAGTTTAACGAGATGAGAGAGACGCTGAAACAGAGTGAAGAACTGTTAACC GAGGTGGGCCAGCTGCGTCTCAAACAGGACAGCTGTGTTAGGGAGATCTCCGACCTGCAGGAGACCCTCGGATGGAAGGAGAAAAAGATTGGG GccttagagagacagagggaattCTCAGACGCCGGCGTGCGGGATGAGCGGGATAAGCTCAGGGATCAGGTGGTCCACCTCAAAGACACTCTAAAG AAACATGGGATAGTGCTGTCACCTGAAGTAACCACCAATGGGGATGCAGGACAGATGATTGACGGGCCTCGCAGTGCAGACTCTATCTCTCGATTGGCTCAGGAGTCCCAGCCATCCCATGGTGGGGAGAGCATGCTTG GCGAAGCACCAGAGATGCAGTTTGACCATGGCGAGGTGAGGACACCAGGGGGAGGCAGACTTCTACATGAGGCTGACAACTACTCACATGACCAGGAGAGGGCACTACTGGAGATAGAATCTTCAGACAAGTTGAACCAAGACAAGTTGAATGACAGCCTGCAGCAACAAACAGACACTGAAGCAGAGCAGTCCAAGTACTGTGACCAAGAGACCCAGGTGGATGTTGCTGTACCTGAAGAAGCCATTTTGGTGCATTTTGGTGACAAAGAGACTCAGATTGAATATGAAGTAGAGAAACCCCAATACTGCGACACAGAAACTCTGGTGGAACCTGCTGAACTTGAGGGAGCCATTTTGGTTCAAAAGGAATATACAGATGGTGGCAGTGACAATGGAGAGGAGTTGAATCAAAGAGGATTTGAACCAGAATCCCAGGAACAGGCAGAGAATGAGGAAAACAGTGGAGAAAGTAACAGGGAAGCTGTACCAGTAAGTGGTACCACTGACGGACAATGTGAGGAAAACACAAACCTTGAGAAAGGACGGGAAAACACAGAGCTTCTCACAGCTGTGTCTACTGACTCTGAAGAACAGGACATCTCTGGCCCAACTCTCTGTGATGAGACAGAGGCAACTTTTAGTCAAATCCAAAGTGACCAGCAAGGAGAGAACACTCAGGAGTATGATCCTGGGACTAAAGGTCAAGTCATTCCAGAAAACTCAAGGATCACGGAATCTGAGATGATTAAGATGATTCTGAGGATTTCTGTATGTCTAGGGGAGGCAAAGACCAGCCCAAATCAGATGTCTCAGGGATCATTAAAGAACACAGATACAATAGGGATGGAGATGAAGAATCACCCAGAGCATCAGGCAGAGACTGGCCAAGTAACATCTACTGGAACATGTGCTATCTCATCTACAGTCTCTGTTGAACTGTTTATCTCTGAATGTCCTGACGAGGTTGGAATTGGAACAGATCTGCTCATAATAAACACTTTAAGTGAATTTGAGAAAGACACACAGAATTCTCTAGAACTTCGGCAACATCAGAATGATCATTTCAGGACAGAAAGCTCTGTGGAAATTGTGCCAAAGATCACAGACTCTGACGGACAGAAATTATCTGAGAGGGTTGAAGAGCTGGAGTCGAGTTCAGTGGAGAGCAAGCCAGATCAGACTTGGCAGGAATCTGTATGTGGCATGAAGGAAGATGAACCAAATACTAAAGAGCTTCAGGCAaaggagcccccatccactatcTCTGACAAAATGGTAACACCTATCATAACAGAGGAGGGGAAGACTAGACTAGACCAACAGGTGATCCCTGATTTACCAGAGAGGCTAGAGACCAGCTTAGAAAATACCTTACCAGGAGTTCAAGGTGATCAGAAGATGGATGTAGCAGAATCAAGGGAGAAACAAGGATGTACCTGTAAATGTACATGTAAACAATCCGAGAGTGATCATGTACTGACGGAAAACTCACTGGATGTAGCTCTAACTCAGAGGATCAGCGACTCTAGTGGAGAGGTTATCTCAGACAGGACAGAGGCGGTAGAGCCCAGCCCAGACAGGATCCAATCAGAATCACCCAGtcgtgtagagagagaagaatggtGCATCATTGAGGAGAACATCTATGAGGAGAATCTCCAGCAGGAAGCCATTCAGGAGGAGcaacagacagaacagggggAGGCTTCAACAAGTTCACCAGCAGGGGGAGACAATGAGTTAAACCATGGGGCCTCCGCTggatatatagacagttgtgaagaAGCCGTTCTAATTGTGAAAGAGGAGGAAACCTATCTATCTGTAGAAGAAGAGCACATCAGCTCCTCACCCGGACCCTCGGCACTTGGCCAAGAGATACAGCCATTACCCGAGgcggtggaggaggggagagagcgcCCCCCAGTGGAAGATGCCCAGAAACAGGAGAGCGGTGTAAGAAAGGGACAAAGGGGCAATAGGAAGGGCAAGGGAAAAGTTCCTTGCAAAGTAAACTAG
- the lrrfip1b gene encoding leucine-rich repeat flightless-interacting protein 1 isoform X23, producing the protein MGTQITGTGRKRIPNRERLTAEDDALNQIAREAEARLAAKRAARAEAREIRMKELERQQKEVTHTHLCTVISDDEERMSVGSRGSLRVEERSDRDFLEKGSRTASTLSAATLASLGGPSSRRGSCDTSISVETEASIREIKDSLVESEEKYRKAMVSNAQLHNEKSNLMYQVDTLKDSLIELEEQLYESKREYNDKAKEFERERHAHSVLKRQFNEMRETLKQSEELLTEVGQLRLKQDSCVREISDLQETLGWKEKKIGALERQREFSDAGVRDERDKLRDQVVHLKDTLKKHGIVLSPEVTTNGDAGQMIDGPRSADSISRLAQESQPSHGGESMLGEAPEMQFDHGEVRTPGGGRLLHEADNYSHDQERALLEIESSDKLNQDKLNDSLQQQTDTEAEQSKYCDQETQVDVAVPEEAILVHFGDKETQIEYEVEKPQYCDTETLVEPAELEGAILVQKEYTDGGSDNGEELNQRGFEPESQEQAENEENSGESNREAVPVSGTTDGQCEENTNLEKGRENTELLTAVSTDSEEQDISGPTLCDETEATFSQIQSDQQGENTQEYDPGTKGQVIPENSRITESEMIKMILRISVCLGEAKTSPNQMSQGSLKNTDTIGMEMKNHPEHQAETGQVTSTGTCAISSTVSVELFISECPDEVGIGTDLLIINTLSEFEKDTQNSLELRQHQNDHFRTESSVEIVPKITDSDGQKLSERVEELESSSVESKPDQTWQESVCGMKEDEPNTKELQAKEPPSTISDKMVTPIITEEGKTRLDQQVIPDLPERLETSLENTLPGVQGDQKMDVAESREKQGCTCKCTCKQSESDHVLTENSLDVALTQRISDSSGEVISDRTEAVEPSPDRIQSESPSRVEREEWCIIEENIYEENLQQEAIQEEQQTEQGEASTSSPAGGDNELNHGASAGYIDSCEEAVLIVKEEETYLSVEEEHISSSPGPSALGQEIQPLPEAVEEGRERPPVEDAQKQESGVRKGQRGNRKGKGKVPCKVN; encoded by the exons GTGGAGGAGAGATCAGACAGGGACTTCCTGGAAAAG GGTTCCAGGACTGCCTCTACCCTCTCAGCAGCCACTCTAGCATCGCTGGGAGGGCCCTCCTCTCGCAGAGGCAGCTGTGACACCTCTATCTCAGTAGAGACAGAGGCCTCCATTCGAGAGATAAAG GACTCCCTGGTGGAGTCTGAGGAGAAGTACCGTAAGGCCATGGTGTCCAACGCCCAGCTACACAACGAGAAGTCCAACCTCATGTACCAGGTGGACACGCTGAAGGACTCGCTCATTGAGTTGGAGGAGCAGCTGTACGAGTCTAAACGAGAGTACAACGACAAGGCCAAGGAGTTTGAGAGGGAGAGGCACGCCCACAGTGTTCTGAAGCGCCAGTTTAACGAGATGAGAGAGACGCTGAAACAGAGTGAAGAACTGTTAACC GAGGTGGGCCAGCTGCGTCTCAAACAGGACAGCTGTGTTAGGGAGATCTCCGACCTGCAGGAGACCCTCGGATGGAAGGAGAAAAAGATTGGG GccttagagagacagagggaattCTCAGACGCCGGCGTGCGGGATGAGCGGGATAAGCTCAGGGATCAGGTGGTCCACCTCAAAGACACTCTAAAG AAACATGGGATAGTGCTGTCACCTGAAGTAACCACCAATGGGGATGCAGGACAGATGATTGACGGGCCTCGCAGTGCAGACTCTATCTCTCGATTGGCTCAGGAGTCCCAGCCATCCCATGGTGGGGAGAGCATGCTTG GCGAAGCACCAGAGATGCAGTTTGACCATGGCGAGGTGAGGACACCAGGGGGAGGCAGACTTCTACATGAGGCTGACAACTACTCACATGACCAGGAGAGGGCACTACTGGAGATAGAATCTTCAGACAAGTTGAACCAAGACAAGTTGAATGACAGCCTGCAGCAACAAACAGACACTGAAGCAGAGCAGTCCAAGTACTGTGACCAAGAGACCCAGGTGGATGTTGCTGTACCTGAAGAAGCCATTTTGGTGCATTTTGGTGACAAAGAGACTCAGATTGAATATGAAGTAGAGAAACCCCAATACTGCGACACAGAAACTCTGGTGGAACCTGCTGAACTTGAGGGAGCCATTTTGGTTCAAAAGGAATATACAGATGGTGGCAGTGACAATGGAGAGGAGTTGAATCAAAGAGGATTTGAACCAGAATCCCAGGAACAGGCAGAGAATGAGGAAAACAGTGGAGAAAGTAACAGGGAAGCTGTACCAGTAAGTGGTACCACTGACGGACAATGTGAGGAAAACACAAACCTTGAGAAAGGACGGGAAAACACAGAGCTTCTCACAGCTGTGTCTACTGACTCTGAAGAACAGGACATCTCTGGCCCAACTCTCTGTGATGAGACAGAGGCAACTTTTAGTCAAATCCAAAGTGACCAGCAAGGAGAGAACACTCAGGAGTATGATCCTGGGACTAAAGGTCAAGTCATTCCAGAAAACTCAAGGATCACGGAATCTGAGATGATTAAGATGATTCTGAGGATTTCTGTATGTCTAGGGGAGGCAAAGACCAGCCCAAATCAGATGTCTCAGGGATCATTAAAGAACACAGATACAATAGGGATGGAGATGAAGAATCACCCAGAGCATCAGGCAGAGACTGGCCAAGTAACATCTACTGGAACATGTGCTATCTCATCTACAGTCTCTGTTGAACTGTTTATCTCTGAATGTCCTGACGAGGTTGGAATTGGAACAGATCTGCTCATAATAAACACTTTAAGTGAATTTGAGAAAGACACACAGAATTCTCTAGAACTTCGGCAACATCAGAATGATCATTTCAGGACAGAAAGCTCTGTGGAAATTGTGCCAAAGATCACAGACTCTGACGGACAGAAATTATCTGAGAGGGTTGAAGAGCTGGAGTCGAGTTCAGTGGAGAGCAAGCCAGATCAGACTTGGCAGGAATCTGTATGTGGCATGAAGGAAGATGAACCAAATACTAAAGAGCTTCAGGCAaaggagcccccatccactatcTCTGACAAAATGGTAACACCTATCATAACAGAGGAGGGGAAGACTAGACTAGACCAACAGGTGATCCCTGATTTACCAGAGAGGCTAGAGACCAGCTTAGAAAATACCTTACCAGGAGTTCAAGGTGATCAGAAGATGGATGTAGCAGAATCAAGGGAGAAACAAGGATGTACCTGTAAATGTACATGTAAACAATCCGAGAGTGATCATGTACTGACGGAAAACTCACTGGATGTAGCTCTAACTCAGAGGATCAGCGACTCTAGTGGAGAGGTTATCTCAGACAGGACAGAGGCGGTAGAGCCCAGCCCAGACAGGATCCAATCAGAATCACCCAGtcgtgtagagagagaagaatggtGCATCATTGAGGAGAACATCTATGAGGAGAATCTCCAGCAGGAAGCCATTCAGGAGGAGcaacagacagaacagggggAGGCTTCAACAAGTTCACCAGCAGGGGGAGACAATGAGTTAAACCATGGGGCCTCCGCTggatatatagacagttgtgaagaAGCCGTTCTAATTGTGAAAGAGGAGGAAACCTATCTATCTGTAGAAGAAGAGCACATCAGCTCCTCACCCGGACCCTCGGCACTTGGCCAAGAGATACAGCCATTACCCGAGgcggtggaggaggggagagagcgcCCCCCAGTGGAAGATGCCCAGAAACAGGAGAGCGGTGTAAGAAAGGGACAAAGGGGCAATAGGAAGGGCAAGGGAAAAGTTCCTTGCAAAGTAAACTAG